CCACTGCCCATTGACGCTGATGAGCAGAGAAATGCCATAGCTGGGATGTTGGAAATAAGCCGATGTCTTCCCAGCCAGACTGCCGACCGTAGTGACGAAGACGTAGCCGGGAGGAACCTGAACCTGAGTCGTGCCGCTCGACCCAGTCTGAATGGTCTGCGTTGTCAGCTGCTGGGACTGAATCGATTGCTGCTGCCCCGCTCCTATCCTCGCCCAAATCTCGTAGACCCCCGAGACGCTTGTTACGATGAGAACCGATCCCACGACAAGGCTCTTGACGAACTCCCTTCGGTTCAAGACTTCCTTGCCCCTAGCGAAACAAACGCCTTGGTCAGGTGCTGCCATGCCTTGACCACCGCGATTGAAGCCGCAGTGAGAAGAATCACACTCGCAACTCCTGCCGGAATGTTGACGCCCGCGCCGGCAGAGTGGACGACTATCAAGGCGATTGTAGCCAGCGACATTGTTCCGTGAAAGAAAAGCGAGTCCCTGAACCGTTCGAGGAAAGCCGTCCCAGTGATCCACACGAAGACCGCCAATGCCGCGGAACCGTATCCAAGCAGGATTGCGTCTGTGATGGGGTAGTTGTAGAAGTAGGCGACGTGTAGGATTATGAACAGACCTGCGGCGGTTGCAGCGTAAACATGGACCTTCCTCAAGAGGCCGAGATTCTTGGTGTACTTGAGGAGGCGCCTTCTGACCAACATGAAGCATGCCGTGAATACCACGAACGCGAGGGCGAAGTACCCGAAGATGTCACCCGTGACGAACAACAATTGGACCAACTCCCTGCCTGACATTCACGATTCCATCATGCGCTTTGGACCGAGTCCCCGACGGCTAGGAGTCGAAGGTCGAGGCGCCATCATCAGAGTGTGATTGATCGTCCAACCCCCCGGACCCAGAACTGCCAGTATTGGTAGGAGGAGCGCTTGTGAGAAGGGAGCTACCACCGTTGCTCATTTTGGAAGCGCTGGCAGGGTTAGCAACGCTAATGCTGCTTCCCGGCGTCGAACGAAAGGGATTCGCAATGAACACCACTGCCCCGAACCCAACCAGGAAGACGAGGGCAAATACCGAGAACTTGGCAAGCCCTGAGTGAAGTTTGATCGGAGAACCAAGTCGCATGATTCTACTCTCAAATCATCTGATCCACCTATAATAAGTTGTGGTGCGGATTTCTATTTCTGAAATGAGGATTGTTAGTATTGATTCATTACGATTGTGAGAACCCGTAGTTCCCTTTTGATGTTCGGGCGCCTACCTGGACTGCGAAGTCCCGGCCAGTGACCTTCGCACTTGGAGATGGATTGGAACCCATATGGTTCAGCCCCTAGCGCGCTTGAAGGGTGTCGGTGCTACATCCAAACTAGGAGAGGATGTCGCGACCAAGACCAGTCATTCGAGGTCAAGGAGTCACCGAGCTTAAATATCGATATCCATGCAGGTGGAGGAGGAAATTGAAGCCGGCCGTCGTGCTGTTCTTTGTCACAGGGGCGATGATTTTCCTGCAGTTGCTCATAGGGGGCTTGAGAGTGTTCGGCTTCATCGACGAGGGCACGCACATCGGCACCGGCATCCTGACCTTCATTCTCGCCATCATAACCTTAGTTGCCGCGGCGCTGACAAAGCCGCGGTACAGGCCGGCGATATCCATGTCGGTACTCCTCGTCATCCTAATCTTCGTTCAGGGTCTGCTGGGCTTCTCATTTCTGGATGCCAATAATGCAATTGTTAGTAACAGCGGAGGGCTCATCTTCGTCCATTTCGCAAACGCCCTCGTAATCTATGGTCTTGCTATCTCGATGGCGTTCATCGCCCTGCGCTGGAACAAGATTACCACGGCTATTCCGCCGAAACACCCATGACCCTCAACCCACGCGCCTCTCAGCCCACGACCCTCTGGCGAACAGCCATCCGAATATCCGCTCGATCTCCGCATCCTCTTACGGTTGCTTGACCGATCCCGAAACTCGTTGGCGGGGAACGACCTGACGCGTCAGTGCTAATACTTGGTTATTCTTGAGCCCGAGCCCCGTCGGAATCGAACTCGGATTAGCTTCGTGAACTTAGCTTGAAAAAGGAGGGGTATTCGTTACACTTCTGTGGCGCGCCCCACCGGACTCGTTTTCAGAAATTCCTTCCTCTACTCTTCTTCCCAGTCTTTGACCATGTCAGGTTCGAACTTTACTATCTTGGTCGCAGTGGCGTTGGTCCGAAGGATTGGGGGGACGACCCACAACGCCTGTTTCTCGTCCTCTGCCTCTATCATGACCCAGGCCTTGTGAACCCCGGCCTTACATCCCCAGTCGCAATTATACAAGTAGCCCTGCGCATAGACATTCTTCACCACTTTCCTGCAGTCAGAAGGCTCATGTGGCGATTCGACAAGAAACCTATCCATGGACTCACAATAGCCTCTGATTATATTAGCATTCCAGCACCGAACCGTCAACCTGCGAGTGACGAGCTATCCGCTTCTGACGATGAAATTCTCGGTATCCGGGTCCTTCAGATAGATCGCCCTCCAGGGACACGATTCTGCTGCCCTTC
The genomic region above belongs to Nitrososphaerota archaeon and contains:
- a CDS encoding Rieske (2Fe-2S) protein; amino-acid sequence: MNRREFVKSLVVGSVLIVTSVSGVYEIWARIGAGQQQSIQSQQLTTQTIQTGSSGTTQVQVPPGYVFVTTVGSLAGKTSAYFQHPSYGISLLISVNGQWKGFSATCTHQPCTVQYGGGSAIQCPCHGATFDPSNGNVLGGPAPSPLPEYGVQIDGSGNLFVTTSVIN